A part of Paenibacillus sp. 481 genomic DNA contains:
- a CDS encoding peptidylprolyl isomerase: MKKAKIVLEQGEVIIELLPEEAPGTVANFEKLANSGFYNGLTFHRVIKGFVAQGGCPNGTGTGGAGYTIPCETATNVSKHERGTLAMAHAGRNTGSCQFYICYEAQPHLDGGHTVFGKVVSGMEHVDALKQGAKMTEVTVWEE; this comes from the coding sequence ATGAAAAAAGCAAAAATCGTATTGGAACAAGGCGAAGTTATTATTGAGTTGCTTCCAGAAGAAGCACCAGGAACAGTTGCAAACTTTGAAAAGTTGGCTAACTCCGGATTTTACAACGGTTTGACGTTTCACCGTGTAATCAAAGGATTTGTAGCACAAGGTGGCTGTCCGAACGGAACAGGAACAGGCGGCGCTGGCTACACAATTCCTTGCGAAACAGCGACAAACGTTTCTAAGCACGAGCGTGGTACGTTGGCGATGGCACATGCGGGCCGTAACACAGGTAGCTGCCAATTCTACATCTGCTACGAAGCTCAACCACACCTTGACGGTGGGCACACGGTGTTCGGTAAAGTCGTATCCGGCATGGAACACGTAGATGCACTTAAACAAGGTGCTAAAATGACTGAAGTTACAGTTTGGGAAGAATAG
- the ribD gene encoding bifunctional diaminohydroxyphosphoribosylaminopyrimidine deaminase/5-amino-6-(5-phosphoribosylamino)uracil reductase RibD: protein MRSVINDEFYMQLALDLASRVVGQTGVNPAVGCVLVNEGRIVGMGAHLKRGDEHAEIHALRMAAQQACGATAYVTLEPCSHHGRTPPCSLRLVEAGVKRVVIACTDPNPLVSGRGMSLLRTHSIEVEEGILEQQGKGIIEPFAKYITTGLPFVTLKTASTLDGKIATKSGDSRWITNSESRERVHALRHRHQAIMVGIGTVLADDPALTTRLNVPGLHPIRLIVDSQLRLPLHAQIVIDNKAPTWVMTTESADKQRAAALQQRGVEIIRAGDGKQVDLQAALRECSRREIGSILLEGGGRLNGAMLTAGLIDKIALFFAPKIVGGTAAPSSFEFDGVEQMREAFELRDVHVETISNDVCVFGYPVKK, encoded by the coding sequence GTGCGATCGGTTATAAATGACGAGTTCTATATGCAGCTCGCTCTAGATTTAGCCAGTCGTGTAGTCGGACAGACGGGAGTGAATCCAGCTGTAGGATGTGTACTGGTGAACGAGGGACGCATTGTTGGCATGGGGGCGCATTTGAAGCGAGGCGATGAGCATGCAGAAATACATGCTTTACGTATGGCAGCACAGCAAGCTTGCGGAGCTACCGCATACGTCACGCTGGAGCCGTGCAGTCATCACGGCAGAACCCCGCCTTGCAGCTTGCGCTTAGTCGAGGCAGGGGTCAAGCGAGTCGTCATCGCATGTACAGATCCGAACCCGCTTGTGTCTGGACGAGGAATGTCTTTGCTTCGAACGCACAGTATCGAAGTGGAGGAAGGCATTTTGGAGCAGCAAGGAAAGGGCATCATAGAACCTTTTGCAAAGTATATTACAACGGGTTTGCCGTTCGTCACGTTGAAAACGGCAAGCACGCTAGACGGTAAAATCGCTACCAAATCAGGCGACAGCAGATGGATTACGAATTCAGAGTCACGTGAACGAGTACATGCGCTTCGACACCGCCATCAAGCGATTATGGTCGGAATCGGCACGGTGCTGGCAGATGATCCTGCGCTCACTACAAGGCTCAATGTGCCTGGCTTGCATCCGATTCGCTTAATCGTGGATTCGCAATTGCGATTGCCACTTCATGCGCAAATCGTGATAGACAACAAGGCACCGACTTGGGTCATGACGACCGAATCCGCTGACAAGCAGCGAGCTGCCGCTTTGCAGCAGCGCGGGGTAGAGATTATCCGTGCAGGGGACGGGAAACAGGTGGATTTACAAGCTGCGTTGCGCGAGTGCAGCCGCAGGGAGATCGGTTCTATTTTGCTTGAAGGTGGCGGGAGATTAAACGGAGCCATGCTCACGGCAGGGCTGATCGATAAAATAGCGCTCTTTTTCGCACCCAAAATTGTCGGAGGTACCGCGGCGCCGAGCAGCTTTGAATTTGATGGAGTCGAGCAAATGCGTGAGGCTTTCGAGTTGCGTGATGTTCATGTCGAGACGATAAGCAATGATGTGTGTGTGTTCGGTTATCCTGTCAAAAAGTAG
- the ribE gene encoding riboflavin synthase gives MFTGLIEEIGVLRSISRRGEAMVLDIAAKKVLTDISIGDSIAVNGVCLTVTAFDRATFRADVMPETFRHTSLKQLSTGTAVNLERAMAANGRFGGHIVQGHVDGTATLIKRTPEANAVLFEFQTGQTELAKYMIPKGSITIDGISLTLVRAQQGHFAVSIIPHTLVQTALTHKQAGDIVNIECDVLGKYVDHLLRYGRSAAEAESAANSNMDNGDSFVTGASGSSGSSKSSSKGISAAFLAENGF, from the coding sequence ATGTTTACTGGACTCATTGAAGAAATAGGTGTGCTGCGCTCCATTTCAAGGCGTGGTGAAGCAATGGTGCTGGACATTGCCGCGAAAAAAGTGCTCACTGACATCAGCATCGGCGATAGCATTGCTGTTAACGGGGTATGCTTAACGGTTACTGCATTTGATCGAGCAACTTTTCGTGCAGATGTAATGCCAGAGACGTTCCGCCACACGAGTTTAAAGCAGTTAAGTACAGGGACGGCCGTTAACTTAGAGCGAGCTATGGCGGCAAATGGTCGCTTTGGAGGGCATATTGTCCAAGGACATGTAGATGGGACGGCAACGCTCATAAAGCGAACGCCAGAAGCTAATGCGGTCCTGTTTGAGTTCCAAACGGGCCAAACGGAATTAGCCAAGTACATGATTCCGAAAGGGTCGATCACGATTGACGGCATAAGCTTGACGCTCGTTCGTGCACAACAGGGACATTTTGCTGTATCGATCATTCCACATACATTAGTGCAAACCGCACTTACACATAAGCAAGCTGGCGATATCGTAAATATCGAATGCGATGTGCTTGGTAAATATGTTGACCACCTGCTTCGCTACGGAAGATCAGCAGCGGAAGCTGAATCTGCCGCCAACAGTAACATGGACAACGGCGATAGCTTTGTAACTGGCGCAAGTGGTTCAAGTGGTTCAAGTAAAAGTTCCTCTAAGGGAATCAGTGCTGCTTTTTTGGCAGAAAACGGATTTTAG
- a CDS encoding bifunctional 3,4-dihydroxy-2-butanone-4-phosphate synthase/GTP cyclohydrolase II, translating to MEAPIRLDTIEDALNDLKQGKVIIVVDDEDRENEGDFIALAHMATPEVINFMIKEGRGLVCVPITAERAQELELPPMVTRNTDYHGTAFTVSVDHIDTTTGISAHERSQTIQALISSEATAHDFRRPGHIFPLVAKKGGVLRRAGHTEAAVDLARLCGAAPAGVICEVIKEDGTMARLPDLVEIKHKYDLKLICIRDLIQYRNETEQLVQREVEVNMPTDFGTFRAIAYTNEVDNKEHVALVKGNIDGTKPVLVRVHSECLTGDVFHSHRCDCGPQFAAALKRIEQEGCGVLLYMRQEGRGIGLINKLKAYQLQEQGYDTVDANLKLGFPADLRDYGIGAQILKDIGVRHIRLMTNNPRKVKGLEGHGLEIVERVPIQMDHNEDNAHYLQTKAEKLGHMLVINDEMKQLNS from the coding sequence ATGGAAGCACCGATTCGCTTGGACACAATTGAAGATGCATTAAACGATTTGAAGCAGGGCAAAGTCATCATCGTTGTTGACGACGAAGATCGTGAAAATGAAGGCGATTTTATCGCGCTGGCACATATGGCGACGCCTGAAGTTATTAATTTTATGATTAAAGAAGGACGAGGACTCGTCTGTGTACCGATTACGGCGGAGCGTGCGCAGGAATTGGAGCTACCACCGATGGTCACACGCAATACGGACTATCACGGTACGGCTTTTACCGTGTCTGTCGATCATATCGATACGACGACAGGGATATCGGCGCATGAGCGGTCACAGACGATACAGGCGCTTATTTCGTCAGAGGCAACTGCACACGATTTCCGCAGACCCGGACACATTTTCCCACTCGTTGCGAAAAAAGGCGGCGTATTACGTCGGGCTGGGCACACAGAAGCTGCGGTGGACTTGGCGCGATTGTGCGGAGCTGCACCTGCCGGTGTCATTTGCGAAGTCATTAAAGAAGACGGCACGATGGCAAGGCTGCCAGATCTAGTCGAAATTAAACACAAATATGACTTGAAGCTCATTTGCATTCGTGATCTGATTCAGTACCGCAACGAGACGGAACAGCTCGTTCAGCGTGAGGTTGAAGTGAATATGCCGACTGACTTTGGAACATTTCGTGCTATCGCGTACACGAATGAAGTCGACAACAAAGAGCATGTCGCGCTTGTAAAAGGCAATATCGACGGTACGAAGCCTGTACTCGTTCGCGTACATTCTGAATGTTTGACGGGAGACGTGTTTCATTCTCACCGCTGTGATTGCGGCCCGCAGTTTGCGGCAGCACTTAAACGGATCGAGCAAGAGGGCTGTGGCGTGCTGTTATATATGCGCCAAGAAGGGCGCGGTATTGGCCTCATCAACAAGCTAAAAGCTTATCAACTGCAAGAACAAGGCTATGACACGGTAGATGCAAACTTGAAGCTTGGATTTCCAGCCGATTTGCGGGACTACGGTATCGGTGCTCAAATTTTAAAAGATATTGGCGTGCGTCACATCCGTCTAATGACGAACAATCCACGCAAAGTTAAAGGCCTTGAAGGGCATGGACTCGAGATCGTTGAACGCGTACCGATACAGATGGATCATAACGAAGATAATGCCCATTATTTGCAAACGAAGGCTGAAAAGCTAGGGCATATGCTTGTCATAAATGATGAAATGAAGCAATTGAACTCATAA
- the ribH gene encoding 6,7-dimethyl-8-ribityllumazine synthase — MPNIIEGHLVSNGLKYGIVAGRFNEFIVGKLVSGALDALKRHGAQDDDIDVAWVPGAFEIPLIAQKMAESGKYDAVITLGAVIRGSTPHFDYVCNEAAKGVAQIALKTGVPTIFGVLTTDSIEQAIERAGTKAGNKGWEAAAAAIEMANLTKQLK; from the coding sequence ATGCCAAACATAATTGAAGGACACTTAGTATCGAACGGATTAAAATACGGAATCGTCGCAGGACGCTTTAACGAGTTTATTGTAGGCAAACTGGTGTCGGGTGCGTTAGATGCGCTAAAGCGCCACGGTGCGCAGGATGATGATATAGATGTGGCATGGGTGCCAGGAGCTTTTGAAATCCCGTTAATCGCGCAAAAAATGGCGGAGAGCGGGAAGTATGACGCGGTCATCACATTGGGAGCTGTTATCCGCGGTTCGACGCCGCATTTTGATTATGTGTGCAATGAGGCGGCAAAAGGCGTGGCTCAAATCGCTTTGAAAACAGGTGTTCCGACCATATTCGGCGTGCTGACAACCGATTCGATTGAGCAGGCGATCGAACGAGCAGGCACGAAAGCTGGCAATAAAGGTTGGGAAGCAGCTGCAGCTGCGATCGAGATGGCAAACTTGACGAAACAGTTAAAATAG
- a CDS encoding segregation and condensation protein A, giving the protein MTVTYKLETFEGPLDLLLHLIDQSEIDIQDISISEITDQYMDYLQSMQELELDITSEFLVMAATLLSMKSKQLLPKPPVMDWEDEYTDYYEEDDIDPRSELIRKLIEYRKYKGIAEHLRDREADRSLIYSKEPEDLTTFMPDAPTNPVEGLHVTDLIEAFQKALRKAVRRSHVATIHRDEMSVKDRIRDIITMLRPGGRGSKVMFSALLSEQLTRQEIVVTFLSILELMKLKQVKCYQDQLFDDIVVQWNGEVEEDGLSDVEVDY; this is encoded by the coding sequence GTGACCGTCACTTATAAGTTAGAGACGTTCGAGGGACCACTCGACCTGCTGCTGCATTTAATCGATCAGTCGGAAATCGACATACAAGATATTAGTATTAGTGAAATTACCGACCAATATATGGACTATTTGCAAAGCATGCAGGAACTCGAATTAGATATTACAAGCGAATTTTTAGTCATGGCAGCAACGTTGCTGTCCATGAAATCCAAACAACTGCTGCCTAAGCCTCCCGTTATGGACTGGGAGGACGAATATACCGATTATTATGAAGAAGATGACATTGATCCACGATCAGAGTTAATTCGTAAACTGATTGAGTATCGTAAATATAAAGGCATAGCGGAGCATTTGCGAGATCGCGAAGCGGATCGGAGCTTAATTTATTCCAAAGAACCAGAAGATTTAACGACTTTCATGCCAGACGCACCTACGAATCCGGTTGAAGGGTTGCACGTGACCGATCTGATTGAGGCGTTTCAAAAAGCGCTGCGCAAAGCGGTGCGTCGATCTCATGTGGCGACGATTCATCGTGATGAGATGTCCGTCAAAGACCGCATTCGCGACATTATTACGATGCTGCGTCCAGGCGGGCGCGGCAGTAAAGTGATGTTCTCGGCACTGTTAAGTGAGCAGCTGACAAGGCAAGAAATTGTCGTTACCTTTTTATCCATTTTGGAATTGATGAAGTTAAAGCAAGTGAAATGTTATCAAGATCAGTTGTTCGACGACATTGTCGTGCAATGGAACGGGGAAGTGGAAGAGGATGGACTTTCAGACGTTGAAGTCGATTATTGA
- the scpB gene encoding SMC-Scp complex subunit ScpB: MDFQTLKSIIEGLLFMAGDEGLNIKQVAEITEQRHEVVRDAMTDLQGDMERSKRGLQILEIAGMYQLTTLKQHAPYFEKMAYSPTRSSLSQAALETLSIVAYRQPITRVDIEEIRGVKSDRAIQTLVNKDLIEEVGRAEAIGRPILYGTTKAFLDYFALSNLDELPEASQFEHSDGLEEETQLLFNKLEGRQLTIEDVPNPEGGV; the protein is encoded by the coding sequence ATGGACTTTCAGACGTTGAAGTCGATTATTGAGGGACTGCTGTTTATGGCTGGCGACGAAGGGTTAAATATAAAGCAAGTAGCCGAAATTACGGAGCAACGGCATGAGGTTGTGCGCGATGCGATGACGGATTTGCAAGGCGATATGGAGCGCAGCAAGCGAGGGTTGCAAATTTTGGAGATCGCAGGCATGTATCAACTAACGACTTTGAAACAGCATGCACCTTATTTTGAAAAAATGGCTTATTCGCCAACTCGCTCATCGTTGTCTCAAGCGGCGTTGGAGACGCTATCGATTGTTGCATATCGGCAGCCTATAACGAGGGTCGACATTGAGGAAATACGTGGTGTAAAATCAGATCGAGCGATCCAAACGCTCGTTAACAAAGATTTAATTGAAGAGGTAGGTCGTGCTGAAGCGATCGGAAGGCCGATCTTGTACGGCACGACAAAAGCGTTTCTTGACTATTTCGCGTTGTCTAACTTGGACGAGCTGCCAGAGGCGTCCCAGTTCGAACATTCGGACGGATTGGAGGAAGAAACGCAGCTATTATTCAATAAGTTGGAAGGTCGACAATTAACGATTGAAGACGTTCCAAATCCGGAGGGAGGAGTCTAG